aaggaTCGGGTAAAAACGAATTCTCGAATCAAAGAGATCATCATTGAAGAAACCTGATGGATCTGTTATGAGCTTATGATTGTTGTAATCCATGAACCAATCCATTGAAGGTCTGCTCAAAGCTTATTCCTATTTCATACTCATATTAGGGGGTAATCCTTGGTACTCTCTACATATACTGATAATCAGATAATCCCTTTATTGATAACATTAATCTCGATTTTTGATTGTATACGAAATTAAACTCCCTTTGTTTTCAGATTTTAGGCAATctaattgtaaaaataaaaaagaatttagGCAATTGTTAGGTGAAAAATGATCTTTTGTGGTACGCAGCCCAACTGTTTGTCAAAATGCTTTACCCtttgttttgttgattatgATGCACTATATCTATGTTTCGAGTGAAACATTTGTTAACACCcccattaattaatattttaatgatttttgggtattttataattatattaaattaattttaaagtaattttaataaattcttttcatatacgaatttaaatattaatatatatttatattaaaaatataattacgtttttaaataaaaaggtttgaatcaaaataactatatatttttttattaaaatgtgtgggCATACATAGGTGAGTTCTAAATTGTGCCTCGCAAAAAGATGAATCCGGATAAATAACACTCCTTCCTTCACTCACAGAAACGTCACGCCTCTCCTCCTCctctcttctctcttctctccCCTCTCCCTCACTGCTGAGCCACGAAACCACCAACCAGCAGCCCAGCCGCGGCGGCCACCGGTCTCCCACAACACCACCGGTCTTCCCTCTCTCCTCTCTGTGACGCAGCTGCTTCTTCCCCTTTAAACAACCACGACAGCAGCAACCTAGGGTATTGCATTTGCTGCGCGTGCCGCCAGCCACGGTGGCCAGTTTGGGGTCCTCTCTCCAACCGGTTCGGTCCCGTGCCACCACTAGCACAACCTTAACTTACCTCTTTCCCCTTTTTGCTAGTTTTAAcattgtgagccatctcctcttttctctaatttatttttctagctTTTAATcggagttttattaagtgtattgagtttgaggttggttgtgttaatttcattgaatcttttgtgggtaagaacgtgattgatgaattaaacatatttataacttagggtttgaagtgtgatttgaaattatgggtgatgtgttggttttgtattagtttctatGAATCTTACTATCTTAGTATGGTcacttattaaatatattatctaTGAACACGAAATGACTAAGGTTtgaatttagaaatgaaattacaaataatgggtgttttatactatattttggtgatgattgattaaataacttaaaaaattgttttaagatttgatcgattggttattattgtgaataattagtaatggtgatgatgttagttgactatgaaagtgattttgattggttaaattgagaataatagctactaattgttgtggtttgattgttgtgaattacaaatacccttattaggttgttgttatagatacatgacattagtaagccaagagcataatgtcaacttatcgtcgatggttgctaaagttaattgttgtgttgttttgactatagttcttaaCTAGGTTGctctaaaacggacacggacacgacacgggtacgggaaaacgccaacttaaaaatggcggacacggggacacgtaaatggtaatataataaatatatcaaattaaagataattttacaatctttcatttgatatttgtaaataaacactttaaaaatataaaactcacataacattcaaataagtaccaaataaacaacaggagtatttaaaaatagtcatacaaaccaaatcaaagaaaaccaaataaataggtaaatataAGTTTGATCTTCACATatcatccatatgacatccatcatcatcctccaCTACAAAAGTAGTTTCCAACTCGGGCTCATCAAGAGAAAGATCCGCCATGCCAAGGCAAATAGAATCTTCTAGATTTCCAAAGTCATCTCCTCCAACATCCCACAACCTTGTTCTTCCCTTGTTATAAGCCTCACCTCTCCTTGAAAGCAAAcgaagattgttatgaatgtacACCAAATCTTGAGCACGTTTTGGTGCAAGTTTGTTTCTAGtacatgaatgaatgaatttatATGTGCTCCAATTCCTCTAACAACAAGAGGAAGATGATGATTGTCCTAACAACTTGAATGCTAATGCTTGAAGCATCGGAACTTGTGAGCTATAAGTTGCCCACCAATGCTTTGGAGCCATCATGTACATATCATTCAAGCACTCCGGTTCGGTAAATACACCACCATCTCTTGCCGAGAAAATAGCATACTCCATATTAACCTTTCTTCTATCTTCCAAGTCTTGAAACAATCTTCTGAAGCAATTAAATCTTTGTGTGGAAATTTCATTGTCAACATGTGGAGCAACTCTACCGGGGACCTCTTTAAGCCACACGTCACTATAATACCttttaaatacataaaaaagaaGAGAATTTAGTTAATTCATAATCTAATgctttaaacatttaaacatacaatatgATCTCCTTTACCTTGGATTCAAAGAATGTGCCAAACAATGAAGTGGAGTGTTGCTTTTCTTCCAACGGCTAAGAAGTATTGTTTCGACCACACTAAAGAAAGAAGAATACTCATGCCTTTGTTTATGCTCATGGTTATATATGATCTCCTTCACCTTTGAAATCATTGAATCCCATTTTTCATATACTAGATGAAGGGATGCTTTGTCGGTATCACATGCTCTTATCATTTCATAAATGGGACGAGTAAAATCAAGGATGTAATCAACGTTGTCCCACCAATCGTCATTTAAAATCTTTTCCCTCACAAGTGTAGCTTGTCCACGATGATCATCACGATATGTGGACCAAGCCTCACTAACAACCATGGATTGAAGAGTTGGTTTAAGAAGTTTCATCCTCTTTAGCATGACAACTACCGAAGCGAAGCGAGTATCACCGACAGAAAGAAGCTTTAATGGAGAGAACTTATTAAATATAGCTAACCTCATTGAATGGTTCATTATGTAGTTTTTGATAAATAAAGCATCTCCATGAACTTCAGTTATCCAATGACACTCATCATAAACCTCCTCATTGTTTGAAACATTTTTAGCATTACAAATGTTTTTAAGAGCAAGGTTAAGAGTGTGAACAATGCATGGTGTCCAAAATATATGTGGAAATCTACCCTCTATAAGTTCTCCAGCGGCCTTGCAATTGCTTGCATTATCAGTCAGAATTTGTACAACAAATTTGTCATCTCCAACTTCTTCAATGGCATCATTCAACAAACTAGCAATAAAGTCTTTATCCTTTACCTCTCCTGAGCAATCAACGGCCTTTAAGAACAGAGGACCAACTTCACAAGC
The sequence above is drawn from the Amaranthus tricolor cultivar Red isolate AtriRed21 chromosome 5, ASM2621246v1, whole genome shotgun sequence genome and encodes:
- the LOC130813614 gene encoding uncharacterized protein LOC130813614, with product MSNSGASGSDSCNVSGDATKEEGDFGSYPLWKYVVKGDKMSGGGGNYTWQCNFCKQIKSGSYARVRAHLMGVAKGGISQCPNVTNEDRMQMRNLERQVEQYKESRQPKRPPLPSHSLSSETSLSPTSYAKKRKSDNPITKAFDIQARNNLDAEIARMFFTGGLPFNLCRNPYYVSSYNYAATNNIPGYKPPGYNKMRTTLLEREKENVERLLEPTKATWREKGVSIVSDGWSDPQRRPLINLMVACEVGPLFLKAVDCSGEVKDKDFIASLLNDAIEEVGDDKFVVQILTDNASNCKAAGELIEGRFPHIFWTPCIVHTLNLALKNICNAKNVSNNEEVYDECHWITEVHGDALFIKNYIMNHSMRLAIFNKFSPLKLLSVGDTRFASVVVMLKRMKLLKPTLQSMVVSEAWSTYRDDHRGQATLVREKILNDDWWDNVDYILDFTRPIYEMIRACDTDKASLHLVYEKWDSMISKVKEIIYNHEHKQRHEYSSFFSVVETILLSRWKKSNTPLHCLAHSLNPRYYSDVWLKEVPGRVAPHVDNEISTQRFNCFRRLFQDLEDRRKVNMEYAIFSARDGGVFTEPECLNDMYMMAPKHWWATYSSQVPMLQALAFKRGEAYNKGRTRLWDVGGDDFGNLEDSICLGMADLSLDEPELETTFVVEDDDGCHMDDM